Below is a genomic region from Cellulomonas sp. P24.
GTTCAGCCACTTCCCGCTCGTGACCAGCGGCCTCCAGCTCCACGCCGGGCGTGCGCACCGCAGCGACGAGACGATCCGTCACACCCGCGACTGAGGTCCGCCGGCGCGCGCGGTGCGCGGCTCGTCAGGTGCGCGGCTCGTCAGGTGCGCGCGGTGCGCGGCTCGTCAGGCTAGAGCCAGTCGCGGCGCTTGAAGGACACGTAGAGCCCGAGAGCCAGCACGACGATCACCGCGACACTCAGCACGAACCCCGAGTGCTGCGCGAAACCCGGGTACGGCACGTTCTGACCGAAGTACCCGGTCACCGCGGTCGGCACCGCGATGATCGCGGCCCACGCCGTGAGCTTCTTCATCACGGTGTTCAGCCGGGCGTCCTGCAGGGAGAGGCTCGTCTCGAAGATCGTCGTGATCATGTCGCGCAACGACTCCGTCCACTCCGACGCGCGCAGGACGTGGTCGTAGAGGTCGTCGTACCAGGCGTCGAGCTCAGCGGGGGCGTCGATGTCCTTGCGGTGACGGAGCACCGCGTTCACGACCTCGCGCATCGGGAGGACCACCCGGCGCAGGTCGACCAGGTCGCGGCGGATCCGGTACGTCTGGCGCTGCAGCTCGTTCGTCGACGCGTGCTCGTCGAAGAGCCGGTCCTCGAGACCTTCCATCTCGTCGTCGAGGATCTCCACGGCCTCGAAGTGGCCGTCGACGACGACGTCGAGCAGCCCGTGCACGAGGGCACCGACCCCGTACCTGAGCATGTCCCCGTTGTCGTCCCAGCGGCGCACCACCTCGTCGATGTCGAAGTCGCGGCCCTGGCGGACGGTCACGATGCCCCGGGGCAGGATGAACACGGAGATCCGGGCGACCTTCAGACCGGCCTCACGCAGGGTCGGCGCGGCCGTCCCGTCGGCGAGCGAGGTCGCGTAGACGGTGAGGAACGTGTGGGTCGCGTACCTGATCGACTTGACCCGCTCCTGGCGGGCGAGAGCGTCCTCGACCGCGAGCGGGTCGAGGCCGAGCTCCTCGGCCAGCTCGCTCAGGTGCGCCGGGTCCGGGGCGCACAGGTCGACCCAGACGAGGCAGCCGTCCTGGTTCAGGTAGTCCGAGGTCCGCTCGAACGGGAAGTCCTCCTCCGCCAGGTTCCCGTCGCGCCACAGGCGGCTCCGCACGATCCCGTCGTCACTGGTCATGGGCTCAGTCTGCCCTCGTGGCGACGCACGTGTGGCGCCACGCAGAACGTCCACCGCGATCCGGGCGGATACCTCCGGGGGCATAGGGTTCCTCCGTGGCATCGACGACGGACGGCACGCCAGGTGCCACGGACGCGGATCCGGAGGCCGCCTGGCTGGACCTCCCCGAGGTCGCGGTCGCGCGCCGCCGGACGCTCCGGGTGCTGCTGGTCGCGCAGGTGCTCGGCTCCCTCGGCATCGGTGCGGCGCCGTCGATCGGCGTCCTGCTCGCCGAGGAGATCACCCGGTCCGAGGCCTGGGCCGGGATCGCACGAGCCTCGGTCACGATCGGCGCCGCACTCCTCGCCCTGCCGCTCGGCGTGCTCGCGGCGCGAGAGGGGCGTCGCCGGTCCCTCACCCTGGCGTGGGGATCCGCAGCGGTCGGCGCGGCCCTGCTCGTGGTCGCGGCCTCCACGTCGTCCGTGGCGGTGATGGTCGTCGGGATGATGGCGCTCGGGGCCGGGTCCGCTGCGGGGCTCCAGTCACGCTTCGCGGCGACGGACCTCGCGGTCCCTGCGCACCGCGCGCGCAGCCTGTCCCTCGTGGTGTGGGTCGGCACCCTGGGAGCCGTCCTCGGCCCGAACCTCGGGATCCCGGGCAAGGTCGTCGAGTCGTGGCTGGGGCTCCCCCGCTGTCCGGCGCCTTCGTCATCGGTGCCGTGCTGCTCACGGCGACGGCGGTGACCGTGTCGCTCCTCATGCGACCCGACCCGCTGGCGGTCGCCGCGCAGCACCGCCGAGCCCCGTCCGCCGGGGCCCCCGCGAGCGCAGGGGCGGCCCGCTCCCCCGTGAACCTGCGGCGCGCGCTGGGCGAGATCCGGCAGGTGCCTGCCGCGCGGTTCGCGCTGACGGCACTCGTCCTCGCGCACGTGGCGATGGTCTCGGTGATGACCATGACGCCCGTCAGCCTGGCGAAGCACGGTCACTCGATCACGATCGTCGGCATCACGATCAGCGTGCACGTGCTCGGGATGTACGCGTTCGCACCGCTGGTCGGGTCGGCCGCCGACCGGTTCGGCCGCCTGCCGGTGATCCTGGCGGGGCAGGGCGTCCTCGTGGTCTCGGCGGCGCTCAACATGATCGCCCCGTCCTCGGCCGGTGCCGTCGTCGTCGGGCTGTTCCTGCTCGGGCTCGGGTGGTCGATCGTCACGGTCCCGGCCTCGGCGCTGCTGTCGCAGTCCGTCCCGGCCGGCTCGCGCCCGCTCGTCCAGGGGGCCGGGGACTCAGCGATGAAC
It encodes:
- a CDS encoding magnesium transporter CorA family protein, with the translated sequence MTSDDGIVRSRLWRDGNLAEEDFPFERTSDYLNQDGCLVWVDLCAPDPAHLSELAEELGLDPLAVEDALARQERVKSIRYATHTFLTVYATSLADGTAAPTLREAGLKVARISVFILPRGIVTVRQGRDFDIDEVVRRWDDNGDMLRYGVGALVHGLLDVVVDGHFEAVEILDDEMEGLEDRLFDEHASTNELQRQTYRIRRDLVDLRRVVLPMREVVNAVLRHRKDIDAPAELDAWYDDLYDHVLRASEWTESLRDMITTIFETSLSLQDARLNTVMKKLTAWAAIIAVPTAVTGYFGQNVPYPGFAQHSGFVLSVAVIVVLALGLYVSFKRRDWL
- a CDS encoding MFS transporter yields the protein MAGAPPLSGAFVIGAVLLTATAVTVSLLMRPDPLAVAAQHRRAPSAGAPASAGAARSPVNLRRALGEIRQVPAARFALTALVLAHVAMVSVMTMTPVSLAKHGHSITIVGITISVHVLGMYAFAPLVGSAADRFGRLPVILAGQGVLVVSAALNMIAPSSAGAVVVGLFLLGLGWSIVTVPASALLSQSVPAGSRPLVQGAGDSAMNAAAAIGAIGSGALMVTVGFAGLAGIAGALVLPVLWLARRQSRAAARPVGAA
- a CDS encoding MFS transporter produces the protein MASTTDGTPGATDADPEAAWLDLPEVAVARRRTLRVLLVAQVLGSLGIGAAPSIGVLLAEEITRSEAWAGIARASVTIGAALLALPLGVLAAREGRRRSLTLAWGSAAVGAALLVVAASTSSVAVMVVGMMALGAGSAAGLQSRFAATDLAVPAHRARSLSLVVWVGTLGAVLGPNLGIPGKVVESWLGLPRCPAPSSSVPCCSRRRR